The Anoplopoma fimbria isolate UVic2021 breed Golden Eagle Sablefish chromosome 10, Afim_UVic_2022, whole genome shotgun sequence sequence GAGAGTAGTTGGCAtttcattgaaaaatgtaattaaatcaaccatcaaaatagttgccaattaaTTTTCTATTGATCAAGTAGTTGTGTCAGCTCTATCATGTCTATCAATATcatgtatgtttaaaataaaactgccaAAGAGTATATGAAATAGTTCACTAAAATGCTGCTAGATGATAATGCATCACTAATAATGATCAAATTATAttcaaaattataatatattaataataaataataatattagggACCATACTGCCTCTGTAACAACTACTTTTGTTGTTGATACTTAAAGTACTTTTCAATGATTATAACACTGTGAATGCTGAGTACTTCTGCCACCTCTTAAATTGTATCTGTCTGACTGCATTATGATACATTTTCTAACTGCTTATACAAACCAGCTGGCATTCCTGGAAAACTCTCCTTCCAGAGCACCAAATTGCCTGTAATCCCCTTTAAACTGCGTTAATACTTAGTCagtgaaaattaaaaacactgtCCTGAAGAAAACTCCCACAGACGCCATGAGGCCACAAGTGTCCTGTGAATTATGGACTCCCTGTGAGGGTCTGCAGTAAATTATGCTCCGGCTTGCTTTGGCCGTCCCTCCCTTGCAGGAGACATAACAACAGTCATCCTTCATCCTTCTCCGTCCCTCTGCGTTAGTTGTTTCTTTTACTGTGAAACTCCACGCctcaaaaataagtttttcacCCACCGTTCAATGAGGCCATTTATCACAGAGCTCGCCTGAACTGCAGATGAACTGGAACACAAGCAGctgttggaagaaaaacaatcacagagTGGGTTCATCtgattttttaagtaaaaaaaaaacttctctcATGCTCAACTCCACTGTTCTGAGGACAGCGGGATGTCGTGGAAAGAAGGAAACTTTAGGCTTGACTGAGGCTCCCATGTAAACATCCAAAATACGGAGAACTGAGTCCTGTGGTCGCCCGTGACCTCTCACCTCCAAGCAGATGGGGGAGCATTTATTACTTATgaatttcatctttttaaacaagatttttttaaacaagaacAATGCCTTAGTTTAGGAAATCAGGCCAGGATTAATTCAGTCAAAGGTTACATTGTAAAGGATTCAGCATGTTCACACGTAAGGGAAGATAACATGATTACATTGTACATGATCAGAGTAATTTCCCTTacatccttctcctcctcttcctccaggagCTCTTCTATGAGAACAGACATTACCACGCGCACTGTTTCCGCTGTTTCCGCTGCGACCGCTCTCTGGCCGATGAGCCCTTCACCAGCCAGGAGGACGCGCTGGTGTGCAGCGACTGCTACTGCAACGAGTATTCCTCCAAGTGTGTGTCCTGCGACAAGACGGTCATGCCAGGTATTGACGCCGAAGACCGGCTGCATCACTTTTGTTCCTCCAACACTCAAGTTCACAAACCTCCTCGGGGACAGATCATTGAGTAATCGCTCAAATAGCCATAAAGTTCACACCCTGTCTTTGCACGGATAAAGAGGCTAACGAGCTGTTGTGTTCCGGGGTGTGACAGCTTAGATGTGACAGGATGATTGTTTCCTTGCTCCGTTGAAAATATCTCCCAGCAGGGTTTTTAGACTCTGGCCGCTGTGACGACACGAGTGCAGCAGTGGTGTCGGATGACTGAAAATTACCCGGCCTGTGGGTTGTGTGGGATCTTATAACTCACCAGTTATTTTCTGAACTGAGCAGtccttttcttcagtttttgcTCAGCCTGGAATGCCTTTAAAAGCACGGCCAAGTTCAAGTTCAAAACACAGTCACGCATTTGGTTTGGAGTTCAGGTCCCGAAAGTCATAAAACAGAGCCAATGATTAAAGGAGCTCAGAGGCATGACCGGCTGCATGTGTTTCTTAGCAAAGAAAACAGCCACATATGAAATggttaaaactgtaaaataaataaaaaagctgtgTTTGGATGCCAGCGAGAACATTGCTTTGCCACAGCTTGTCAAATTGTTTTGATGCAAGATAAGCTGAAGTAATTGTACCGAGCAGGAGGGCTGTGTAAAAACAGGTTTAGCCGTCACACTGAATCATCACTTTTGGTCTTCTCAGTGTTTCGCTGTGTGAAACGCTATCGGGTTTCTTTCCAGCTAATGGCGACAGCACAGTAGGGCAGAGATCAGAGGAATGCCCCAAGTGACACACAGGTCTGCAAATGTCAAGGAAGACATCAACTAACAATCACAGACATTTTTTCTCTGACAGGATCAAAGATGTTGGAGTATGGCGGCTCCACGTGGCACGAGGACTGTTTTGTGTGTCACGGCTGTGAGAAGCCGATAGGTGCCGAGGCCTTCATCCCAgacaacaacaactactactGTGTGCCGTGCTACGAGGGCAGGGTGGCTCCTCAGTGCAGCCACTGCAAAAAGGTGAACTTATCTTAATTAATCCGTAGAGAACATTTCCAATTCATCATTGAGTCGAAaataatccatccatctctgTTTCCCAGAGCTCATGGTGACATATGTCTTGTGTATCAGTCCAAAACTAAAAGATATAGGTAAAGATagatcttttatttaaaatgctttcATTGAAAAGCAGCCACCAGAACCAGACACTGTTGAGGGTTTTTGCTTTGTAGATGACtttaacaattaatcaattatgtTGATCTACTTATTGAATTGTCAACTGATCCTTTCAGCATTAAACAGGTGGTTAAAAGTCATCATCCACTacctatttttctctttttatttagcAAATACAGAGAGCACAGAAACtctaagataaaaaaatattataaaaatatcccaaataagataaagaaatgtgaaaaaaaggtcaCGAAGCCGTAATCTGATACAGTGGAAAAAATATAGAGaaacataattaattaaattattgaaAAGTGTAATTGAATTACTTGAATGTGGGAGGAAAAATCCACTCACTTAGACTAATTTAGACTTTATAAATTAGATATaatgactattttattttatatttttatcatttgaatGTTACGTGAGCTCTTTCACAATACTTTAGCTGGCAGTCCACACCATAATATGTCAGGGAATACTGGCcatgtgtggttttattttccacttaTTCTGAGTTTCATTTAAACTTATTCTGAGTTGATGAAattgaacatgttttaaacatccAGGTGTTAGATTATAGGATTAATGTGATACAATGTATAagaagttttacattttactgatacagtttgtgtatgtgttcttCAGGCTCTGACTAAAGGAGGGGTGACCTACAAGGACGAGGTGTGGCACAAAGAGTGTTTTCTCTGCACGGGCTGCAAGGCTCCGCTGGCTGGCCAACCCTTCACCTCGCAGGGGGAGAGTCCGTACTGTGTCAAGTGCTTCAGCAGCCTGTATGCCAAAAAGTGTGCCGGCTGCAATACGGCCATCACAGGTCAGTGGAAAGTAGAAGACCAGCGAGGTGTTGTTGTCTGTTGGTTAAGGGCACAATATCTCTGGTTCTATTCTGTCTAGGGTCGTTTATCATGTTCAATTTTCTCTTTGTGATTCCTGTCTGTATGTTTCAACTATCTACTATCAATAAACTGTCAAAACAATTATTGTTGACAAACAGGTGTAGGCAGTAAGGTGAGTCAGGTTGTAAATCTTGGCTCTGATCCTTTCTTTGTGATTTGCATGTTTGCATATAtcctctgtttttgtgttgtgtagTTTCCTCCTGTTGTCCAAAGAAAttacttcacaataaaagccacgCCGTGTTGTCAAGCTTTCATTGTGAAATCGCAGcagtagaaaatgttttttgtgattagCAGTAACTTAATACAGCTTTGATACTGTATTACATGTTTCCTATGAATATTGAATGTGTATTAAAACAATTTGAATCCCACTTAGTAATGGCGGGCCCTGCCACTAACAATGAAAACTGCGTTTTCACCAAGATTGTCCAATTTTCTATTAACAAAAACTTGATGTTATAATCACATACATcagagaaacaagaaaatgaaatggacaTATAACGCTCACTTTCAGGTTcattcttttcatatttttatttctactgGAAcctgtttacatgctttaatgttcaaacaCATTATTTCTCTCATACAGTCTGTCCCAATATACCTGTATTAACTCTCTGTTTGAAAAGCTCAGTTTTAGCGCCTTAAGCATCCTCCGGAATGTAGTTAGCAAGAAAAAGGAtggtgcacctttgcaaaggtagttctcaaTTCGTGGGTTGAGATTCTCAGATGGGAAGTGGTATATTTTAATGAACCTGCATGTGACAAAGGAAGGGGAGACAAATatgaatggcttgttgaatcacatgatTTCTGATTCTGGTTGGTAGCCACTCCAGATACCCACATGTATGAGCACAAACACTGACAAAGTATGTGAGTTTTTCATGACATGTCCCCTgtaaagaaaagacagaaaatacagttaaaacaaGCAAGATCCATTATCCTCTCCTTATCACGTCTTTCTAGTAGTGGCAAAGAAACTTGACATTCCTGAGTTAAATGAGAACTTTAATTAGACGCCTTTGACCACAGCTATGAACTGGAATACCAGCAGGTTGACAGAACTGGCATTGCTTTCTTATTGTTACTGCCAACTGCTGATGTCATCTTGAATACATGTATGTTATTTCCGCAATCCTGCAAGGCTcctattacattttcattcattcattcattcattcattagttAGTTctgatgttttgtatttgtgccTCACAGGGTTTGGAGATGGGAAGTACGTGTCTTTCGAGGACCGGCAGTGGCACCAGCCGTGCTTTAAGTGTTCACGCTGCTCGGTGTCGCTGGTGGGCTCCGGCTTCTTCCCCGACCGCGACCAGATTCTGTGTACAGACTGCAACAACGATGACTGACCGCCACTAACCACACCGGCAACACCTGCAGCAAATATGAAACACCggcaaagcattttttttctaaacttcaGCCTGCACACGAACATTGCAATATAACTAATTCACTCACAGTGTGAAGCTGATGCAAAGCTCAGTATTTACAACCCAAACCTCTCATCAGCCTTTAGCACATTGAAATGTTTGTATAAATTCTGCAGAAATATCCTGTGATGTATGTctatgaatttgttttttgatattttaaatgttttaaaaaccaaagactaaatgaaatatacaacacacatacagatttGTGTATTTTGAATGTTATGACCAACGCTTGGCAAACGTATTTCTATTTTTGGAGAATATTCCAACTTATATAAAGCTTATCTTCTCCCACTACTCACTGTATGTAAAATCATTTGTTGagaatgtactgtatatttagttttcttttcagCTTAAAACAGTCATTACTGGCGTAcgtacaataataataaatgtgataaaaaaggataatgtataaattaattaatcaatggATTATTTGTCTCTCTGAACATTGACACACACAATACATCTCATAATTTTGCAATTTGCTTTACTTTCTCAATATGAGACAAATTATCAGGCCATACAAAAGTCGTAACATCTCTCGTGAGGAGTATCAAGCAGCTGAAACTAAATATTCCTTTTGCTGATACTTAATGAAAAATCATACTATATTAAACTATCTTTacaatttctttaaaacaatcacGGAGAAGGTTCCTTTGAAAAACCCTCACCCTGTTTCCCAAAGATGGTTTTCTGTGGGTAGTCCCATGCAGACTTTCCGCTATATTACTCACATAATCTACGTAAATATTTACAGTTCAGAACCTCTGTGCTGATTTACTCTGATTGTGTTTATATGGCAGCTGTGCCAGGGTAGCGTCTATGTCAGGAGGGGGACAGAAAACCAAGATGATGTAGCTTAGGACACACTGGTTGAACAGGACGATAGTACTTTTGTTTCTATGGTCTTGATGCTAAATGAAATACCTTGGACCCGCTCTTTCTTGCCTTTAAAGTGtcacaaaactattttaatttgacagaaataaaggacagttttactaaaaaaaagttcatttttgacCTGGAAAACAgtttgacaattaaaaaaaagaaaatccagacAAAGTTAGTAAGTGGCCTTTAAAGTTCAGAGTATTTagtcaaatacaaaaatatattatgttcACAGtaagaaaaagatggaaataAATGGACTTGGCCCTGACAGGTGCTAATGTGAATATATGGCTGCCCACTCTCACCAGGCGCCTGGTGCTCGctcataaaatgtgaaatgtagcTGACCAGAACTGAAATACTCTTGTGTTACTTCCTGCTTTTGATCATCTTTTATGACTCAGTGTAAAAGTGTTGACTTGCTGCAACAAGCATGTTCTTTATGCCCCGTTAAAATCTTATCACAAGATCAACTccagatgaaaaataaaagcgCCATGTGGTGCTGTTATTTGTTTGAGCTTTTCCCATGACTCTTCCTGAAATATGTTTGACCTTGTTTGCGGGGATGTAGGCGAACAAGTCTTGTTTGGTcccaggaggaggaagaggaggaggaggagaagggatgGGGTTGAAGCTCCTCAGTGAATATTTCAGATTTCACGTCATCCCGCTCAGTGGCCAGGGACTCAGCCTCAGCTGGATCCTGCTGGTGGAGGCTGTTAAAGTAATTAGACGACATTACTCTGACTGACTGACCACAGGAGAAGGAAAGGGGGGCTAAACGCCTCCTTTGAGATCCTGCAGCTTCGTCTGTATTTTCTCTGCATATATCCTCAAGTCCTTAGATGACTGTTTGTAGCATCAACAGGAATTCACTCAATACATTCTCTGTTTCTGAGGGATTTACCCTGGTGTAAGCATTTTCAGTTTACATGGAGACTATTTATTTGGTTGAAGATAGTTGAAGTGAAAACTGTTGACAGAGATGTCTGTGgattatcatattattttttttacctggttGCTCCTGTTTATTCTTTCAAAGCTGTTATACTCACCATGGtatatgtcattttaaatatcaatgtACACATATTTCAATATAACAGATATTTTGTTCTTGAccaatattgttattattcctCAGGTATTTAATTGACTGGATCGACCAAAAACAGCGAAACCAATTCATTCAGGCAGCAGCTCATCAGAAACGCTACCTTAGCAGTGTCCAAAGTTGACACAAAGTTGTATTCATTATTGTCCAATAATGAATCATTTACCCGGTTTCATTTCCTACTGAATGATAAAGTAGTGGAACCTGACTGTGTATTAGGTTGAAGCCtacattacatttgaaatatatttgttcatatttgtcctatactatgagtttttatgactgATAAAAACTCATATTATGGTAGTGAAAAACCAAGTAAATAAGAAGTCATAGtgtggtatgtcaaaaaaaaaaagtatagtatgtgaaacaaagtaatattaaatcatgatatagtacgtcgaaaaccATGAAGGTCAAGTagtaatatgtcgaaaaaagttatttaaaaaatgaaattatcgTATGTCAGAAAAAACGTAATTTTATTATCGTCATATATATTAAGCACAGTATTTCAAATATAGTCATAACATAGTTTGTCGACATAAGTccttatagtatgtcgaaagaagtcgtaatatagtatgtaaaaatcataaaaatgtctcaCTATATAATGTCGCAAAAGTTATgttacagtatgtcaaaaaaagtcataacatagtatgtcgacaaaagtcataacatagtatgtcgacaaaagtcatagtatagtatgtcgacaaaagtcataacatagtatgtcgacaaaagtcctaacatagtatgtcgacaaaagtcatagtatagaatgttgacaaaagtcattttatagtatgtcgacaaaagtcataagATAGTATGTctacaaaagtcatagtatagtatgtcgaaaagtcataacatagtaTATTGACAAAAGTCACAGTACTGTATTAGTATGTCAGTAAAAGTCAAAGAAATCATAGTACGgtgtgtcaaaaaatgtcatagtatagtatgtcgaaaaaaaaagaaagtcatagtattgtatgtcaaaaaagtcatagtactgtatttcaaaaaagtcattgtatagtatgttgaaaaaagtaatacaaatgtattgtatagtgtgtcaaaaaaagtcaaataagtcattgtaatatttgtcaaaaaaatccTAACATTTTATGTCGACAAAagttatagcatgtcgaaagaagtcatagtaccgtatgttgaaaattttcatgtataatatgttgaaaaaggtaaaaaatgtcatagtatagtttttttatttaaaagtgaaaaaagtcatagtttagtgtGTCGAAAGAGGTAAAAAActtcaaagtatagtatgtcaaaaaagtgaaaaaaaggtgTGGTATAGTGTGTTGTAAAAGGTCATAGGATAgtaggtcgaaaaaagtcataaaaaggtcatcctataatgtattttaaaaagttgtatAATATTTAgataaaagacataaatatataatattataggTTATAggcaaaaaagtcacagtatagtatgttgaaaaaagtcatagaataaaatattgaaaaagataaagaaacatcAAAGTATAGTCTGTCAAAAGAAAATGGCTaaattttaaaattttaaaatgatagtatagaatatagaaaaaagtcacagtaaacAAAGGTCATAGCATTTTATGTTCAATAaaagtcgaaaaatgtcattgtatgtTATttctatgttgaaaaaagctaaccttttttataatatagtatttcaagaAAAGGTCCAAAACATGGTAGTATAGTCTGTCcagtatataatgtcgaaaaaagtcatcttagtgtgttgaattttttttaaatcaaagaatagtatgtcgttaaaaagtcatagtttgtcAATAAAAGTCGTAGTTTAGTATTTcgaaaaagtaaagaaaaatgtaacagtacagtgtgtcgaataaagtcatcaTATAGCAtggtgtagtatgtcaaaaataccaaacattatatagtatgtaaagagcatagtataatatatctaatattaaaacacagctgCGACAAAGATGGTTGACAAGACAGGCGATGaactaatatatttatttacaaaataaaaataaagaaaagagcaaAGGGACCCCTAGTGGAGTGAAACgatagtaaaacaaaatgtcagtaaatagtatgatgtttaatttaattaaagtcataaaattCTATCATATAGTGtgctaaaaaatatatatagtaggTCAAAAAACATTGGATATTAGATaacttcataaaaatgtatagtatatCAAAGTGTAgtattctattaaaaaaatgacagtgatAGAATGATAAAATATTGACCATAAAAAAGCCACGGTAAagtttatgatatatattatcGGAAAATCCTTACAGCTGTAGCATATTAAACAacgtataaaaaaaagtcacactatatTATTACTTCTGCTGTGACTGCAacgttttttcaacatactttactatgacttttactttaacttttttttcatactactTCCTTGTCTTGAAAAGTCCTTTCACTTTTTGGAAAacctgtactatgacttttatttaacttttttgggcatactatacgattacttttttcactgaaaaatattGTACAAAGAAACAgtgtacaaaaaacaacagtgaatAGAGTAAAATTGAAtcgctgttgttttttgtacacCGTTTCTTTTTCATTGTGATGGCCTGAACTGTGTCAACATACCATCATATATTACTTTAAAGTACAAATTTCTTCTAAAAAGGTTTCTGTGCAAAAATTCTACCTATGACAACTTGAAAAACTTAAGTCCTTTTGAGGTTTTGTGCCTTTACTAATAACTGTGCCCCCctcactttaaattaaaatcccACCCCTGTCCTTATGCgacaggaaatgaaacaaagatttGCTGTTAAGTGgcaaacacacattgtacatTCATGCCTCATTACTCATACACCCCAAGGTTAAAACATGTGGAATGTATTctggtgtgagtgtgagtttCCAGCCAGATTGCATTACGTAGTTGGCGATGTTGAATGTGACTTGTGAGTGAGTCATGGGCTGACATGAGACCTGGTCTCAATCACAGTCTCCGCACTATCTGGATGGCTGAGGGAGGAGACAAGGAAACAACACCGCTGGGAGAAAAATGTGCAGTGGGTCTCCGAACCTGTATAAATGTTCAATGTACTGTCATAAGTTATGAATCACCAACCTAGTTAAAGAAGTGAAGGCCTGTGTTAAATCTACtcgagggaaaaaaacattcacaaccCTCTGTTAGAGCAATAAAGTAGTGAAAAGGGTCAAATATAGTATTAACATTCTGCAGCCATGCTGGCAGCTCTATGAGGCTGTGCGCTTAAAAAGCTAACTTGCTGACTTGCTCACAATTGACCATTCTAACATTCTGATGTTTAGTGGGTGTAATGACAACCATGGATGACATGTTAAGTTatcattttagcatgctaacatttgcaataaacacaaactacagcAGAGACTGATGctaatgtcattagttttgcaggtatttggtcataaaccaaagcatTTGACAAATTTTAAATTTGACCTAATGGGAGCGCTAgatgaaatattaatgttttaacaaTTGAGTTAGGGGGGGGAAATGAATGTCCGattaaaatgtcatggcaaGCAAAAAAGTTCAACCTCATGCTGATGCTGAAAACAGAATTAAGTATTTAAGATTAGCTTTAAGCTATCCATGTCTATAAAACAATGCTATGCCAATCCATCTGGTAGATTGAAAAACTGCATTTCAATAATtagtgaaaactttgacctgaaTATCTACCAAATTACATGGCATCCCATCCAATGAGATATTAGccttaaaaaacaatcactCAACCTCACTGACACTATGGAGAAGCTATGGGATAGATTCTGTACAGTTCATGAAATCTCCAGTGTTATTAGTATTCATTTGTCTAGGGAACACAAATCCTGTACAAAATGGAACTCAATGCAACACATTCCATTGATGTTGCAATATAGCTAGAAAAA is a genomic window containing:
- the LOC129097523 gene encoding four and a half LIM domains protein 3-like; translated protein: MSDRFDCKNCNESLCGRKYIQVEDNPHCIPCYDRLYANTCQECKEIIGHNAKELFYENRHYHAHCFRCFRCDRSLADEPFTSQEDALVCSDCYCNEYSSKCVSCDKTVMPGSKMLEYGGSTWHEDCFVCHGCEKPIGAEAFIPDNNNYYCVPCYEGRVAPQCSHCKKALTKGGVTYKDEVWHKECFLCTGCKAPLAGQPFTSQGESPYCVKCFSSLYAKKCAGCNTAITGFGDGKYVSFEDRQWHQPCFKCSRCSVSLVGSGFFPDRDQILCTDCNNDD